In Pirellulales bacterium, the genomic stretch CGGGCGGATGGAGCCAAACGACCAGCGCGTGCGGCCGCCGTGGATCGTAGCTTTCGGGCACATAGCTCAGGGCCTCATTCTTCAACTCCGCAATCTTCAGCGTCGAGCGGCCGGTCGCCGGACGCTGGCCCTCAAACGCGGGAAGTTGGGCTGCGTCCGGCAACTCGGCCGGCACGGCGTCCGGCTCCGCCTGCCAGACAAGATCGAATTTCAGCGTTTGATCGCCGCGATGAATCTCGATAGGCGTCGATTGTCCGATTTCCGCCGCCGCCGCGATCTCGACCAGATCGTCGCGGCGCTTTACCGGCTTGTCCGCGAGCGACGTAATCACGTCGCCCGGCTCCAGCGCGGCTTTCTTGGCCGGGCTATCGGCGTAGACATAACGGACGACGACGCCGTTTTGTTCGGCGTCCTTTCCGCTGCGTTCGGGCAACACGCCCAGGAACGCCCGCTGATAGGGATCGAGATGATCGACCAGCTCGATCTCGCGCACGAGCTTTTCTTCGCCGCGGACGACGGTGATGGAAAGCTTGTCGCCGGCATAATGGCGGTGAACCTCGTCGAGCAACTGCGAGGAGCGCGCGACGGCTCGGTCGTCGATGGCGACGATTTTGTCGCCCGCTTTCAGGCCGGCCTTGTAGGCGGGCGAGTTCGGCCGGGCCGCGGCGATGACCGGCGCGTCGGCATACACGTCGCCGCTTTGCAGGCTGACGCCCACCAGGCCCGGCTTCAGGTCGCCCTCTTTCCAGCGCGGCAGCACGCGATGGATGTGTTCCAGCGGCACGGCAAAGCCGATGCCCGAATCGTACCATTCGACGCCGCCCACCTCGCCGGATTTTTGCGGCGAGAGCGGCGACAGGACGCCCATCACGCGGCCGCGAATATCGACCAGCGGCCCGCCGTAGTTGGTGGGCGAGACCTTGGCGTCGGTCTGGACGGCCCGGCCCGAAAGGCGGTCGACGGCGCTCACGATGCCGACCGAAATGTTGAGCTTGGAAACATCGAACGCCCGGCCGAGGGCGATGGCCCACCAGCCGACTTGAATCTCTTTTTCGGGTGCTGTATCAGGAAGCGGGAGCGGCTGCTCGCGTTCGACCTTGAGCAGCACGAGCATGCGGCTATGGTCGGTGGCGACCAGTTGTGCCGGCAGGCGGGCGCCGTCGGCCAGCGTAACAATGATCGAACTTGGCTTCTGCACGAAGTTGAACGCGCTCGACACGATGTAGCCATCCGCCGACACGATCAGCCCCGTGGCTGGCCCGGTTCCCAATAGCACTTGGCCGACGCGTTCCAGTCCGCCGACGGTTTCGATGCCGACCACGACGGGCGCAACCTTTTCGACGGCGGCCTGAATGGCACGCTGCTCGCGTATCGACAGATCGTCGTCGGCACACAACAGGCCGGACCCGATCAGCAGCATCGCGGCGACGGGGACTGGCAAAGCGTTTTTCATGCGAGTCATGGACGAGTTCAAACGGCCTCCGAATGGTTTGCTCATGCTATTCTAGCAGATTTCCCAGCAGCGGGGCCATGTCGCGGTCGAAGTCGTGTTTCGCCAAGAGAAGCACGGCGATCAGTGGCAGGGCCACCAATAGCAGTCGAATCGCCACAGCCTGCCACGGTTTGCGACCGCGAAGCGGCGGCAACTCCGTGACCCAACACAACAAGGGAGCGAGAAACACGACGATCGCTGGCGTGGCCGAAAGCCGGCCAAAGAAGTGCCCGATGAGCAGCACTCCTGCCAAGGCAATGAGGCCCATGCCGATCAATCCGTGAGCAGCGAAAAGTCGGCTGATGGCGGCCGAAGCGACCGCTGCCCCAGTCACTGCCGCGGCCAGCGGCAAAGCCGCTTCGCCACCGCGGATGTACCCGGCCAGCATCACGGCCAGCCCGCCACAGACGATCGCCTGCGACAAAGCCAGCGGAAGTGAAACGCCCGTGTGGCGCTGGTCGAATAAGAACAACATCGTCCACACGCACGTCAAACCACCGCCGGCAAGCACGAGCCAGATGGCTGCCGGCCATGTCGTTCGCCAAGCATCCGCCGCGCCGCCGAGATAGACGGAACCGTGTAAGAGTACTCTGGCGGTCGCCAGGGCCAGGCCGATCCGCAATAAGCCGGCCAGCCCCGTCGGCAGCCGTGGAAGCACGGCCAGCAATTCCACGACGGTCGCCGCCGGCAAGACGATTGTCAGCAGCCGGTCCAAGGCGTTGGCCGGCGGCCATTGGGGACGAAGATCGAGGACGGCCCACCCGATTGCGGTTCCCAGGCCGACGGCCACGACGCAAGCGGCGTTCATCCAGGCCGGGTTCGCCCACCGCAGCCAGCCGAGCGCCACGACCAAGACCGCACTGGCGCCGGCGGCGGCCAGCGTGGCCAGCAGGCACTCGACCGGGTCGGGCATCGGCTATTTCCGCATTCCTTCGCAGTCGATGTAGATCCGCACCTCGTCGCCGATCAGGCCGATGTTTTTCTTGTCGAAGCCGAAGTCGCTCCGCTTGAGCGACAGTTCCGTGGAGAAGCCGACGCGCTTCGTGCCCATGAAATCGGCCTCTTTGCCGCCCAGCAGCTTGATGGTGACGGGGTTCGTCTTGCCGTGCATGGTGAAGTCGCCCGCCACTTCGTAGCCGCCCTTGATCGGCCTCACGCTGGTGCTCTTGAAGTCGATCGTGGGAAACTGCTTGGTGTCGAAGTAGTCGGGCTGCCGCAGGTGCTCGTCGCGGGCCTTGTTGGCGGTATCCACGCTATCGGCCTTGATCGACAGCTCGAACGACGACTTGGCCGGGTCCAGCTTGTCGATCACGAACTTTCCTTCGGCCTCGTTGAAGCGGCCGTGGATCCAGCTAATGTCGAGGTGTTGGGTTTTGAAGCTGATCGACGAATGGACCATGTCGAAGGCGTACTCATCGGCCGCGGCGGCCGGCTTGACGCCCGTCGAAAGACACAATCCGGCCACGATGCCGATCGTCCAGGTTGAGAAGAATTGACGCACGAGGTCGCTCCTTGGCAAGACGGTTTCAGGGGTTTCAGGGATGAAGCTCAGTGAAGCACGCGAACTGGCATGGTAAGCTCGCGCGGGGCGGGAGTAAAGCGGGTAACCCGGATCCGCTGCAGATGTCCGGTCGGGTTAGCGAATATCCGTAGGGTGGGACCAGCGAGCTTGCGAGCGCCGGCCCACCATCGGCGCTCATGGTGGGCCGGCGCTCGCAAGCTCGCTGGTCCCACCCTACATTGGCTCGCAATGCGAGCAGGTTACCTTCGGCGCGACCTGTTGGCTGAGGTTCATCTGGGCGATGCGTGCGGCACGCCGCGGGCCGCAGTCCGGGCAGTCGAAAAAACGGTCGATGTCCCACAGGTCGGCCAGCACGCGGCCGCGGCCCAGCGAAAGGCCATGCTCCAAGACCTGCTCCAGCGAGCGGATGGTGGGCGGCGAGAAGAGGCCGGCCGCGGCCAATTGTTCCATGATCCCGTTGCCGCCGCGCGTGGGAATGATCGCGCAGCAACCGACGCCGAGAGAGAAGGCGTATTCCAACGACCTGATCGCCCATTCGGCCCCCTCCTTCTCGCTCAAAAACGGAGGTCGCAAGAGAAGGAATGCCCGCACGGCAATCTTGCTGGCCAGCAAGAACTCGGCGGCGCGGGCGAAATCGTCGAGCGTCATGCCTTTGTTCAACCGCGGCAGGACTTCCGGGTGTACCGTCTCCAGTCCCAGCGCGACTTCCAGCTCGCTGCCGCAGGCGTCGCGAAACCGCGGGCACGCATCGCCGCAAAGCTTGGGATGGTTCTCCACGATGACGCGCTCGAACCGGCCGACGCGCCGGACAATGGCCGCGTGATCGTCGGGCGGAACGGCCTGCGAGTCGAAGAAATTGCCGCTGTTGTAAAGCTTGATCTGCCGTGCCGGCGGCAGCCTGGCCAAAGCATAGTCGATCTGCTCTGGAATTGCCCCGGGCGGCGTCGGCCCGTCGATCGTGTTTTTCCACAGGTCGCACATCAAGCAGCGCCAGGGGCATTCGCGGTCCGTGAGAAACACCGTGGCCACATCGACCATGTCGCCTTCCGCCGACGGTTCGCGCTCGACGAAGAAGGCGTAGGGCCGCCGGACATCGACGGCGTTTTTCGGAGGGCGTGCGGCGAGGACCGCGGGGGTCGATAAATCCATCAAATCTCGTGGGCCACGCCGCCAGGACGTGCGAAGCCGCCCGGCGGATATTTGTCTGGCTGGTAGAAATCTTACCGTTGAATGGGCTGTTTCGTCGAGCGCCGTTCCGCGGCGCCGCCTTTGTGACGTTTCCGCGGCCGGCGACGCCCTTGTGGGATTCGGCCGTCGACTCCGCGTCTGCCGTCTGCCATCTACGCTCTTGTGTTGTACTCCCGAACTGGCTTGGGCATCCCGGCGCGCCGGGATAGGCATCGCGCTCCGCCGTGATGGAATCTTCCGGCCCCGGACCGCGATCGCTCGTCTCTGATCATGCACGGCAACTGGCTTGCGCGGCTCTCGCCACTGCCCGATTCCCTCATCCCTCAACAAAGAGGGAGCCAATGTCCATGTCGGCTTCAGGCCGCAATGGGCCGGCGAGTTAAAGGCAGCGATCGAGAAGTGTCTGCAGACGGAAAAACCGTAGGGCGGGACGCCGTTACCGCGGAACGTCGTACTCTTCCAGCTTGCGGTAGAGCGTGGCACGGCCGATGCCCAACAGCCGGGCGGCTTCGGGCACGCTGCCGCCGGCGCGAGACAACGCCTCGACGATCAGCTTCCGCTCCCAATGGTCCATCCGCAGCGAATCGAGGGATCCCTGAGTCGCGTCGCGCAGTCCCAGGTCGCTGGCCTCGATGCGCTCGCCGCCCGCCAACACCACCGCGCTGTCGATCACGTTGCGCAACTGCCGCACGTTGCCCGGCCAGGGCGCGGTGAGCAGCTTGTTGCGCGCTTCGGGCGCCAGCTCCAGCCCCGGCCGGCCGTGCTGCTTGCGGAAATGGTCGAGAAAAAAGTCGATCAGCATCGCCACGTCGCCCTCTCGCTCGCGCAGCGGCGGCACCATCAGCTCGAAGACGCTCAGACGATAATAGAGGTCTTCGCGAAACTTCTTCTCGGCCACGTAAGCCAGCAGGTCGCGGTTGGTGGCCGCGATCACCCGCACGTCGACCTGCACTTCGGTCGTCGCGCCCACGGGCAAGAAGGGATGCCCTTCCAGGATGCGGAGCAGCTTCGATTGGCCGTGCAGCGTCATCTCGCCGATCTCGTCGAGGAACAGCGTGCCCAGGTCGGCCTGCTGAAAGAGGCCCACGTGATCGCGCTCGGCGCCGGTGAACGAGCCGGCCTTGTGGCCGAAAAGCTGGCTCTCCATCAATTCGCCCGGAATCGCCGCGCAGTTGATGGAGAGCATCGGCCGGTCAGCCCGCGGACTGATGCGGTGCAGCGCTCGGGCCACCAGCTCTTTGCCCGTACCGCTTTCGCCGCGGATGAGCACGCAGCCGGTGGCCCGGCTCATGCGGGCCATCTTGTCTTTCAGTTCGCGAATAGCTTGGCTTTCGCCGATGAT encodes the following:
- a CDS encoding PDZ domain-containing protein gives rise to the protein MTRMKNALPVPVAAMLLIGSGLLCADDDLSIREQRAIQAAVEKVAPVVVGIETVGGLERVGQVLLGTGPATGLIVSADGYIVSSAFNFVQKPSSIIVTLADGARLPAQLVATDHSRMLVLLKVEREQPLPLPDTAPEKEIQVGWWAIALGRAFDVSKLNISVGIVSAVDRLSGRAVQTDAKVSPTNYGGPLVDIRGRVMGVLSPLSPQKSGEVGGVEWYDSGIGFAVPLEHIHRVLPRWKEGDLKPGLVGVSLQSGDVYADAPVIAAARPNSPAYKAGLKAGDKIVAIDDRAVARSSQLLDEVHRHYAGDKLSITVVRGEEKLVREIELVDHLDPYQRAFLGVLPERSGKDAEQNGVVVRYVYADSPAKKAALEPGDVITSLADKPVKRRDDLVEIAAAAEIGQSTPIEIHRGDQTLKFDLVWQAEPDAVPAELPDAAQLPAFEGQRPATGRSTLKIAELKNEALSYVPESYDPRRPHALVVWLHPPGEPQIDDDLLLTWKDRCDRGRLILLAPKAAESGKWQSDDFEFIRKAVEQLKAGYQIDPLRVIVWGEEVGGMVAYYYAFNHRDTVRGVVALRSPFLPSAADNDPVARLDFFLTETKASRFEKMTAAAIKTLRDRKFAVTVREQPEKAPLLGDDEVSEVLRWIDSLDKI
- a CDS encoding YceI family protein, with product MRQFFSTWTIGIVAGLCLSTGVKPAAAADEYAFDMVHSSISFKTQHLDISWIHGRFNEAEGKFVIDKLDPAKSSFELSIKADSVDTANKARDEHLRQPDYFDTKQFPTIDFKSTSVRPIKGGYEVAGDFTMHGKTNPVTIKLLGGKEADFMGTKRVGFSTELSLKRSDFGFDKKNIGLIGDEVRIYIDCEGMRK
- a CDS encoding radical SAM protein → MDLSTPAVLAARPPKNAVDVRRPYAFFVEREPSAEGDMVDVATVFLTDRECPWRCLMCDLWKNTIDGPTPPGAIPEQIDYALARLPPARQIKLYNSGNFFDSQAVPPDDHAAIVRRVGRFERVIVENHPKLCGDACPRFRDACGSELEVALGLETVHPEVLPRLNKGMTLDDFARAAEFLLASKIAVRAFLLLRPPFLSEKEGAEWAIRSLEYAFSLGVGCCAIIPTRGGNGIMEQLAAAGLFSPPTIRSLEQVLEHGLSLGRGRVLADLWDIDRFFDCPDCGPRRAARIAQMNLSQQVAPKVTCSHCEPM